A region from the Acyrthosiphon pisum isolate AL4f chromosome A1, pea_aphid_22Mar2018_4r6ur, whole genome shotgun sequence genome encodes:
- the LOC100571875 gene encoding frataxin homolog, mitochondrial isoform X1, whose product MMSLKLLQSLVSKNEFFIKKLLKQENYRLINRPQFKNCSLQHQMKFNPCGKGNLNIHKSYMSKQFSVSNNLTEIDFEQACNETLESLCEYFEQIVEDNPYLENPDILFSDGVLTIQLGEPYGTYVINRQTPNKQIWLSSPTSGPKRYDFNGTKWIYKHDGVSLHELLTSELSKQFSFDVNFSKCIFSGTISK is encoded by the exons ATGATGTCTTTGAAGCTACTACAATCATTAGTGTCAAAAAATGAattctttatcaaaaaattacttaaacagGAGAATTACCGTCTTATCAATCGACCACAGTTTAAAAATTGCTCGCTTCAACATCAAATGAAATTCAACCCTTGTGGCAAGGGCAACCTCAACATACATAAGTCTTATATGTCTAAACAATTTTCAGTGTCTAATAATCT GACTGAAATAGATTTTGAACAAGCATGCAATGAAACATTAGAATCATTATGTGAATATTTTGAGCAAATTGTTGAAGATAATCCATATCTTGAAAACCCTGATATTTTATTCAgc gaTGGTGTATTAACAATTCAATTAGGTGAACCTTATGGCACATATGTTATTAACCGACAGAcaccaaataaacaaatttggtTGAGTTCGCCAACAAGTGGTCCAAAACGATATGATTTTAATGGCACAAAATGGATTTACAAACATGATGGTGTCAGCTTACATGAATTACTGACTTCTGAGCTATCTAAACAATTTTCATTTGATGTAAACTTTTCTAAATGCATATTTAGTGGTACTAtaagtaaatag
- the LOC100571875 gene encoding uncharacterized protein LOC100571875 isoform X2, which produces MMSLKLLQSLVSKNEFFIKKLLKQENYRLINRPQFKNCSLQHQMKFNPCGKGNLNIHKSYMSKQFSVSNNLTEIDFEQACNETLESLCEYFEQIVEDNPYLENPDILFSVNLMAHMLLTDRHQINKFG; this is translated from the exons ATGATGTCTTTGAAGCTACTACAATCATTAGTGTCAAAAAATGAattctttatcaaaaaattacttaaacagGAGAATTACCGTCTTATCAATCGACCACAGTTTAAAAATTGCTCGCTTCAACATCAAATGAAATTCAACCCTTGTGGCAAGGGCAACCTCAACATACATAAGTCTTATATGTCTAAACAATTTTCAGTGTCTAATAATCT GACTGAAATAGATTTTGAACAAGCATGCAATGAAACATTAGAATCATTATGTGAATATTTTGAGCAAATTGTTGAAGATAATCCATATCTTGAAAACCCTGATATTTTATTCAgc GTGAACCTTATGGCACATATGTTATTAACCGACAGAcaccaaataaacaaatttggtTGA